Below is a genomic region from Leifsonia sp. Root112D2.
GCCGTACGGGGAGCTCGCGGTTCAGTGGCAGCGCGAGGCGGATGCCGCATCCGTCACCGTCGACGTGCCCAACGGCGTCGCGGCGAAGCTAGTGACCTCGTCGGGAGTGGTCGTGCTCGCTCCCGGCCGCTCGACGCATGCGGTGTCACTGGCGGTGACGCGTGGGCCCTAACCCCGCTTAGAGCCGCATCAGGTCTTCGCCAGCGATGACCTCGCCCGAGAACTCGCCGCGGATCTGCGCGAGGTCGTCGGCGGTTGCCTGCGTGTAGTGCGAGAGCACCACGCATCCGACTTCGGCAGTAGCGGCGAGCTGACCGACCTGTGTGGGCGACAGGTGCTCCGTGGCCATATGGTCGCGCACAAACGCAGGAACCAGTGCCGTGTCGGCATCCGTCACCATCTCCGACACCAGGATGTCGGCACCGTGAGCGAGCCGCTCGACGGCCGCGCTCACTCCGGTGTCGCCCGTGAAGACGATCGAGCGGTCCGCGGTGTCAAAGCGCAGGGCGTAAGAGCGGTGGAGCCCGCCAAACTCCGTGAGAGCGTAGTGGGTGTTCTCCACGGCGGTCACTTTCACATCATCGTCGGAGTAGATGACGCCCGGCTCGGCCTCGGTCACTTCGAGGATGGACTGCGGGGGCGGCATCGGCGCTTCCGTGCCGCGGATGCGGAAATTGACGTCGAGATAGGCGAGGATGCCGTCGCACAGTGCGCTCGCGCCGGGTGGTCCGATCAATGGCAGGGGACCGCCGCGCATCGTGTGACGGAAGGTGACGACACCGGGGAGCCCCGCCGTGTGGTCGTCGTGCAAGTGCGTGAGGAAGACGCCGTCGAGATCGAGAACCTTCAGGCCCGCGCGGGCGAGCTGCCGGCTCACCCCCTCACCGGCGTCGATGAGATAGTGCCGCCGGCCGACTGTCACGAGACTCGCGATGCCTGCCCGGTCGACGTGACCGCCAGGCCCGCCGGCGGTGCCGAGCAGAGTGAGCGCCGTCGTGCTCATTCCCTGAACTTGGCCTTCAGGTACGCGACTCCGCGGTCGATCTGGGGCAGCGGGTCGGTGCCGAGAAACACGTGGTCTGCGCCGGGCACGCCCACCAGCTCCGATTGCGCGCCGGCCTGCTGCAGCGCGGCGTGCAGTTGCTCGCTCTGGCCGAAGGGCACGAGGCCGTCGGCCTCACCGTGAACGAGCAGGAACGGCGGAGCGTCCGCGCGCACATGGTGGACGGGTGAGACGAGTCGCCGGGCCTCGTCGCGCGGGTACGGGGAACCGGCCAGAAGGATATCGATCGGCTCCGCGGGTGCTCCCTGGCCCTTCGCGTCGAGGTTGTCGATCCACTCCTGCGGCATCGAGTCGCGGAAGGCGGGCATGGTGTCGGCATCCGCAACGCCGTAGAAGTCGACCACCGCGCTCACCGCGCTGCTCTCGCCGGTCACGCCCTCCACGCCCTCGAACGCGGGGTCATCGATCAGCGCGACGAGAGCGGCGAGATGGCCACCGGCAGACTCACCCCACACGCCGAATCGCTCGGTATCGAGACCGAGTTCCTCGGAGAACCGGCGGAGGTAGCGGATCGCGGCCTTCGTGTCGTGCACCTGGGCAGGGAAGGCCGCTTCGCGCGAGTGGCGGTAGTCGATCGATGCCACCGCGAGGCCCGCGTTGATGATGGCCTGAAAGAGCGCTCCGGCCGGCCAGTAATCGGGCGGAGCGAGGCGGGTACCGAACAGCCAGGCGCCGCCATGGATCCAGACGACGCAGGGAACCGGACCGGTGCGCTCGGTGGGTACGTACAGGTCGAGCTGGAGCGGCCGGTAGCCGTCGGGCATCGCGTAGGTGAGGGCGAGGCGCCGTTCGGCGCCGGTCGGATGCTGCGCCTCGGCGATGCCCGGCGCGAGGAATGCCGGTGGCTGAAAGCCCGGGTCTTCTGCCGTGATGGTGTATCCGTCTGCCGTCATGTCGCTCCTTTGCGAACCTACTTCATTTAATGAAAGCTACTTTCAGCATAGCTGAAGCCGAGCGCGGGCTCAGGGCCAACGCGTCAGTTCACGTACGGTCTCGACACGCGCGCTTCGCGGCGCTACGGGACCACCGAAATCCAGGTGCCGCTGTCGGCGGCGTCCATGACTGCGTCGGTCACGCGCGCGGCGCGCAGCCCGTCTTCGAAGCGCGGCAGGCCCTCGGGCGACGCGCCCTCGATGGCCGCGTAGCTGTCGGCGACGAAGGCGTTGAACGCATCCTGGTAACCCTGCGGATGCCCGGCAGGCACCGCACACAGCCGCGCGGCATCCGGATGCAACTGATCGGCATCGCGCGGGATCAACTGCGATCCGCCGCGACGCCCCACCCAGATGGCCTCGGGCTGCTCACCGTCGAAGGCGATGCTCTCGCTCGAACCCGCGATCTCCAGGTGCAGCCGGTTCTTTCGACCGGCGGCCACCTGGGAGACGAGCAGCGTGCCCAGGGCGCCGCCGGCCGTCTGCAGCACGATGGCTATCGCATCCTCGGTGGTGATGGCGGTGTGCTCGGCCCGCTCGCCGAAGAAGGTGCGCTTGGTCGCAGAGACCTGCGTGACCCGGTCGCCCGTGACGAACTCGGTGAGGTCGACCAGGTGCGACCCGATGTCGCCGAAGGCACGCGAGCGACCGCCGCTGGCCTCCTCGACCCGCCAGTTGTCGTCGCCGGCATCCAGCAGCCAGTCCTGCAGATACGAACCGTGGATGCTCAGCAGCCGCCCCAGTTCGCCCTCCTGCACCCGGGCTCGCGCCTCACGCACGAGCGAGTGAAAGCGGTAGACGAACGGCACCGTCGCGGTGACGCCGGCAGATGCGACGGCGTCGACGAGCGCAGCGGCATCCGTCACGCTCGTCGCCAGCGGCTTCTCGCAGACGATGTGCTTGCCCGCCGCCACGATGGCGGCGGCCTGCTCGGCGTGCAGCGCGTTCGGCGTGCACACGTGCACGACGTCTATCGCATCATCCGCGAGCAGCTCATCGAGCGAATCGTAGCCACGCTCGAGGCCCAACTCCTCGGCCGCGGCCCGCGCACGCGCTCCGCTCGAGGAGGAGATGCCGACGAGACGTGCCCGTGCCGCACGAGCGGCCCGGGAATGCACGGCGCCCATGAAGCCGCCGCCCACGATTCCTACCCCAAGCGGTCGGCCGGGCGACGCCGCCTCGCTCATGCCGACAGCGTTCCGACGCGCGGATCCCAGTCTTCGGGCAGGGCCGGTGCGACGGTCGTGGTGCTCGCCACCTCGACCGGCTGGCCGCTCTGCGCCGACTCGATCGTGGAAACCATGACGTCGAGCACGTGAAAGGCGTTCTCCCCGGATGCTCGTTCCGGCCGTCCGGCGCGAATCGCCTGGGCGAGCTCGGCCACGCCGGTACCGCGGGTCGTCGTCACGCCG
It encodes:
- a CDS encoding Gfo/Idh/MocA family protein, which gives rise to MSEAASPGRPLGVGIVGGGFMGAVHSRAARAARARLVGISSSSGARARAAAEELGLERGYDSLDELLADDAIDVVHVCTPNALHAEQAAAIVAAGKHIVCEKPLATSVTDAAALVDAVASAGVTATVPFVYRFHSLVREARARVQEGELGRLLSIHGSYLQDWLLDAGDDNWRVEEASGGRSRAFGDIGSHLVDLTEFVTGDRVTQVSATKRTFFGERAEHTAITTEDAIAIVLQTAGGALGTLLVSQVAAGRKNRLHLEIAGSSESIAFDGEQPEAIWVGRRGGSQLIPRDADQLHPDAARLCAVPAGHPQGYQDAFNAFVADSYAAIEGASPEGLPRFEDGLRAARVTDAVMDAADSGTWISVVP
- a CDS encoding alpha/beta hydrolase; this translates as MTADGYTITAEDPGFQPPAFLAPGIAEAQHPTGAERRLALTYAMPDGYRPLQLDLYVPTERTGPVPCVVWIHGGAWLFGTRLAPPDYWPAGALFQAIINAGLAVASIDYRHSREAAFPAQVHDTKAAIRYLRRFSEELGLDTERFGVWGESAGGHLAALVALIDDPAFEGVEGVTGESSAVSAVVDFYGVADADTMPAFRDSMPQEWIDNLDAKGQGAPAEPIDILLAGSPYPRDEARRLVSPVHHVRADAPPFLLVHGEADGLVPFGQSEQLHAALQQAGAQSELVGVPGADHVFLGTDPLPQIDRGVAYLKAKFRE
- a CDS encoding MBL fold metallo-hydrolase — its product is MSTTALTLLGTAGGPGGHVDRAGIASLVTVGRRHYLIDAGEGVSRQLARAGLKVLDLDGVFLTHLHDDHTAGLPGVVTFRHTMRGGPLPLIGPPGASALCDGILAYLDVNFRIRGTEAPMPPPQSILEVTEAEPGVIYSDDDVKVTAVENTHYALTEFGGLHRSYALRFDTADRSIVFTGDTGVSAAVERLAHGADILVSEMVTDADTALVPAFVRDHMATEHLSPTQVGQLAATAEVGCVVLSHYTQATADDLAQIRGEFSGEVIAGEDLMRL